The Deltaproteobacteria bacterium genome has a segment encoding these proteins:
- a CDS encoding addiction module protein, which yields MIDAQWITVAKRRLDELRSGQVNSVPGEEVFARVRKRFFK from the coding sequence ATGATTGATGCCCAATGGATTACCGTGGCCAAGCGCCGATTGGATGAACTTCGAAGTGGCCAGGTAAACTCTGTTCCTGGTGAAGAGGTTTTTGCTCGAGTTCGAAAACGGTTCTTTAAATGA
- a CDS encoding adenylosuccinate synthase yields the protein MSCVVVVGTQWGDEGKGKVVDLLTQYADIVVRFQGGNNAGHTLVVGQDKFILHLIPSGILHSEKQCLIGNGVVVDLEVMQKEVRTLRDRGIAIGPENLGLSEKAHLIMPYHKHLDMAREAQKGQASIGTTGRGIGPCYEDKVARVGIRVIDLLDPEVFAEKVTTNLREKNFIFEQFLKVSPMDPQEIIKTYWPLAEFIRPYVTDVSIRIDQALAQGRSILFEGAQGTHLDIDHGTYPYVTSSNPVAGSVCAGAGVGPNRIQSVLGIVKAYTTRVGGGPFPSELTDEIGLSLREKGGEYGSTTGRPRRCGWLDAVVLRDSARLNGLTHLAITKLDVLTGQKTVKICTGYSWNDQTLTSLPAQLKVLQACRPIYEEWEGWSEPIEGIRKGENLPAATRNYLNRIEELVKVPIGIISVGPDREETLFLDNPFTE from the coding sequence ATGTCTTGTGTCGTGGTGGTAGGAACCCAATGGGGTGATGAGGGAAAGGGTAAGGTGGTGGATCTCCTTACCCAATATGCTGATATAGTCGTCCGCTTTCAAGGGGGGAATAATGCCGGACACACCCTGGTGGTGGGTCAGGATAAATTCATTCTTCATTTGATCCCTTCAGGGATTCTTCATTCGGAAAAACAATGTCTGATCGGCAATGGGGTGGTGGTGGACCTGGAGGTCATGCAAAAAGAGGTCCGTACCCTCCGGGACCGGGGGATTGCAATCGGTCCGGAAAATTTAGGGTTGAGTGAGAAGGCCCATTTGATTATGCCTTATCATAAACATTTGGATATGGCCCGGGAGGCCCAAAAAGGCCAGGCTTCCATCGGCACGACCGGGAGGGGCATCGGGCCCTGTTATGAAGACAAGGTGGCCCGGGTAGGAATCCGGGTTATTGACCTGCTGGATCCGGAGGTCTTTGCCGAAAAAGTAACCACCAATCTCAGGGAAAAGAATTTTATTTTTGAACAATTTCTCAAAGTCTCCCCCATGGATCCACAGGAGATCATCAAAACCTACTGGCCTCTGGCCGAATTTATCCGGCCCTATGTAACCGATGTTTCAATCCGGATCGATCAGGCCCTGGCCCAGGGGAGAAGTATTTTGTTTGAAGGCGCCCAGGGGACTCACCTGGATATAGATCATGGGACCTATCCCTATGTGACTTCATCCAACCCGGTGGCCGGCAGTGTCTGTGCCGGGGCGGGTGTGGGACCCAACAGGATTCAATCGGTCCTGGGGATCGTTAAGGCCTATACGACCCGGGTGGGCGGAGGCCCCTTCCCCTCGGAATTAACCGATGAGATCGGTTTGAGTCTTCGGGAGAAGGGTGGAGAATACGGGTCGACCACCGGCCGGCCCAGACGATGCGGCTGGCTGGATGCCGTTGTTTTAAGGGATTCAGCCCGGCTGAACGGTCTGACCCACCTGGCCATCACCAAATTGGATGTTTTAACCGGCCAGAAAACCGTCAAGATATGTACCGGTTACTCCTGGAACGACCAGACTTTGACCAGCCTTCCGGCCCAGTTAAAGGTACTCCAGGCTTGCCGTCCCATTTATGAGGAATGGGAGGGCTGGTCCGAACCTATCGAAGGGATCCGGAAAGGGGAAAACCTGCCGGCCGCCACCCGGAATTATCTGAATCGGATCGAAGAATTAGTTAAGGTTCCCATCGGGATTATATCCGTTGGACCGGATCGTGAGGAAACCTTGTTCCTCGACAACCCCTTCACCGAATGA